A window of Xyrauchen texanus isolate HMW12.3.18 chromosome 10, RBS_HiC_50CHRs, whole genome shotgun sequence contains these coding sequences:
- the LOC127650806 gene encoding zinc-alpha-2-glycoprotein-like, translating to MLLNMGLKRLVYLFIFCILYACQLYVHCERQHLHYVYTAYQPESLPGPVFSAVGLLNDRRISRYSNKEQEWKRESALPDFWRDAPRGPPESKHWFLNLMNILSNCTSSRCPELHVLQRRFGCEVERHPDGTVKTLKVFDEYQYDGEDFIAFNFDTMQWTDKSPQAKATKMRWDGQKERNQDLKAYLKICMDWISTLSSSIKIYPDINMFAFEAPNDKSKLILTCMATGFYPRDVKMNVTLLGGHSELSNSSEIRPNDDETFQLRISVEINRHYKDGYQCHVVHSSWTQPVSKEWDGKCNNCSEESRSRYSIVAAVAVVFVVAVVVAVVGLVVVYIRRQR from the exons AGAGACAGCATCTTCACTATGTGTACACCGCTTACCAGCCTGAATCTCTCCCTGGTCCTGTGTTCAGTGCTGTGGGTCTGCTTAATGACAGAAGGATCTCTCGCTACAGTAATAAAGAACAAGAGTGGAAAAGAGAGAGTGCACTCCCAGATTTCTGGAGAGATGCTCCCAGAGGACCACCTGAGTCTAAACACTGGTTTCTAAATCTGATGAATATTCTGTCAAACTGCACAAGCTCCAGATGTCCTG AGCTCCATGTACTACAGAGGAGATTTGGCTGTGAGGTGGAGAGACATCCTGATGGAACAGTGAAGACACTGAAGGTCTTTGATGAGTATCAGTATGATGGAGAGGATTTCATTGCCTTTAATTTTGACACCATGCAATGGACGGATAAAAGTCCTCAAGCCAAAGCAACTAAAATGAGGTGGGATGGTCAAAAAGAACGGAATCAGGACCTCAAAGCATACCTCAAGATCTGCATGGACTGGATATCCACATTGAGTTCTTCAATAAAGA tttatcCGGATATTAACATGTTTGCGTTTGAAGCTCCTAATGACAAAAGTAAGCTGATTCTGACCTGCATGGCCACCGGTTTCTACCCCCGAGATGTGAAGATGAACGTGACATTACTCGGTGGTCATTCTGAACTTTCAAACTCATCTGAAATCAGACCAAACGATGATGAAACCTTTCAGCTGAGAATCAGTGTGGAGATCAACAGACATTATAAAGATGGTTATCAGTGTCATGTCGTTCACAGCAGTTGGACACAGCCAGTTTCCAAAGAATGGG ATGGAAAATGCaacaactgcagtgaagaatcTAGATCACGTTATTCAATAGTAGCAGCGGTTGCAGTTGTATTTGTAGTTGCAGTTGTAGTTGCAGTTGTCGGTCTTGTGGTAGTTTATATAAGAAGACAAAGGTGA